The Anabrus simplex isolate iqAnaSimp1 chromosome 1, ASM4041472v1, whole genome shotgun sequence genome window below encodes:
- the LOC136865736 gene encoding protein lethal(2)essential for life has translation MSLLPYVMNIFDSLEFLNERSSSLFNQNFGLGVFEDDLLQSSQVLPRRQRYVRPWRRQSARQSGFSRVENNKDTFKIYLDVEQFKPEEIHVKLVGNNVVVQGKHEERPDEHGQIAREFERRYYLPRTVDKDAITSNLSSDGILIIEAPKKPLPPPEEREITVTETGAPARIQAGRRQRAISQ, from the exons atgtctctTCTCCCTTATGTGATGAATATATTTGACAGTCTGGAATTCCTCAATGAACGTTCAAGTTCCTTGTTCAACCAGAACTTTGGATTAGGTGTCTTCGAAGATGATCTTCTGCAGTCTTCACAAGTATTGCCACGTCGCCAGCGGTATGTCAGACCCTGGCGCAGACAAAGTGCTAGGCAGAGTGGTTTCTCCCGTGTTGAAAATAACAAAGATACTTTTAAA ATCTATTTAGATGTGGAGCAGTTTAAACCAGAGGAGATCCATGTTAAACTTGTTGGCAACAATGTAGTGGTACAAGGAAAGCATGAAGAGAGACCTGACGAACATGGCCAGATTGCTCGTGAATTTGAGCGTCGCTATTATCTCCCACGAACTGTTGATAAGGATGCAATAACATCTAATCTCTCCTCTGATGGCATTCTCATTATTGAGGCTCCAAAGAAG CCATTGCCACCACCAGAAGAACGTGAAATTACTGTGACAGAGACTGGGGCTCCTGCTCGAATTCAGGCAGGAAGGAGACAAAGGGCTATCTCGCAGTAG